One Companilactobacillus heilongjiangensis genomic window, TAATATGTATACAACGATTTTCATTATAGCAAATTTTTAATATCTTTTAATTCTTGACTTTTGCATTCTATTTGAAACAAATAAAATTTACGAAATATTTCGGATTTTACTTTCAGTAAGTTAGAATAAGAATATTGACTGTTAAGGAGGCGGCGTATTGAATAAATTGATTGTGAATTTCCAAAAGAATTGCAACAGTATTACGATGTTTGCATATTTACTCAATGTTATCTTGATTACGCTGCTGTACAACAATCCAATCGTGCTGGTTGGGATATGTGTATCCTTAATTGCTATGGTTGTTTTGACACGACCAGAAAAAGTTAAATCATATTTAAAATTTGCCGGAATTATATTTTTTATTACGGTATTATTCAATTTAATTTTGAATCAGCGTGGATCGAATTTACTGTTCGAGATTCCTTTTTTGAAAGTTACTACAGAATCGTTAATGAACGCGGTAGTTTTGGGTATTTCATTCGTGAATCTGTTGTGGGCGTTTTACTTGTACGATTCACTGATTCGAATTAAAACAGTCTTTGAATTATTAGCTAATCTGTTTAAAAGTATCGCTATTATTTTTATCTTAACGGTGAAGTTCATTCCTGAAATTATTCAAATTTATACGGAAACTAAGACGGTTAGCCGATTTCGAACCCAACATCAAAGTAATGAACAAGGACTGTTGAAAAGAATCAAGCGAACAGTTGGCTTAAATGAGATTGTTTTGAACAAGGCGATTGCAAGCTTTATGAATGTTTCTGACACCTTGATTTTAAAGGGTTATGAACAGCGCCGTCGTAACTTGGGATATGTAGAATTTAAACGTTTTGATGTAATTATTTTAATTTTAGGATTACTTTCCGTAATATTTAATATAAGCATGTCAGTCCAACACTTGGGAAAAATCAATTTTGGTTCAGCCAATTTAAAAGTCTCGACAGATGGTGTTGCCTTAATTTTAGTTATCAATTGTTTATTTATTTTATTACCATTCTTGACAGGAGGAGTGAATTATTTATGGTGGAAATTTTACGGTTCGAAGACTACAGTTTCCGATACAATAACAGCCAAAAATTATCGTTAAAACATCTTAATTTTTCACTTCAAAAAGGTGATTTTGTTACCTTAATTGGAGCTACTGGTAGTGGTAAAAGTACATTTTTGAAACAAATGTTACCGGAGTTGGCCTCGGGAAAAGTCATTAGTGGGAAGATAACTAAGCAAACCAAAGATTTTGCTTATGTTTCTCAATTTGTCGACAATCAAATGATTATGGAGACACCACGAGATGAACTGAAATTTGTTTTGGATAATCAAGGTTGTACGACTAATGAAATTCAGTTACGGATTACTGAAATAGCAAGTTTTTTAGGTATTGTTGACTTGTTAGATCAGAATGTCAATCAACTGTCTGGTGGTCAAAAACAACTTGTTAATCTGGCCAGTGCTTTGATTTTAAAACCCGAAGTTTTATTGTTGGATGAACCAACGGCACAGTTGGATCCAATTGCCGCCGAAAAATTATTGCAGATGGTTCACAAGGTCAATGTTGAATTTAATATGACAATTATTTTAGTCGAACATGAATTGGAACAAGCAGTCA contains:
- a CDS encoding energy-coupling factor transporter transmembrane component T, which encodes MNKLIVNFQKNCNSITMFAYLLNVILITLLYNNPIVLVGICVSLIAMVVLTRPEKVKSYLKFAGIIFFITVLFNLILNQRGSNLLFEIPFLKVTTESLMNAVVLGISFVNLLWAFYLYDSLIRIKTVFELLANLFKSIAIIFILTVKFIPEIIQIYTETKTVSRFRTQHQSNEQGLLKRIKRTVGLNEIVLNKAIASFMNVSDTLILKGYEQRRRNLGYVEFKRFDVIILILGLLSVIFNISMSVQHLGKINFGSANLKVSTDGVALILVINCLFILLPFLTGGVNYLWWKFYGSKTTVSDTITAKNYR